From the genome of Danio rerio strain Tuebingen ecotype United States chromosome 2, GRCz12tu, whole genome shotgun sequence, one region includes:
- the rasal2 gene encoding ras GTPase-activating protein nGAP isoform X19: MEEDVYIKPLHSSILGQDFCFEVAYSGGSKCFSCSSAAERDKWMENLKRTVQPNKDNCRRAENVLRLWIIEAKDLPPKKKYFCELCLDDMLYARTTSKTRSDCLFWGEHFEFSGLPSMKSITIHIYRDVDKKKKKDKNNYVGLVNIPVHGVMGRQFVEKWYPVSTPTTSKAKGGGPSIRIKSRFQTISILPMEQYKEFAEFVTNNYTMLCSVLEPVISVKNKEEMASALVHILQSTGRAKDFLTDLVMSEVDRCADHDVLIFRENTLATKAIEEYLKLVGQKYLHDALGEFIKALYESDENCEVDQSKCTSNELPEHQSNLKMCCELAFCKIINSYCVFPRELKEVFASWKQQCHARGKQDISQRLISASLFLRFLCPAIMSPSLFGLMQEYPDDRTSRTLTLIAKVIQNLANFAKFGNKEEYMAFMNDFLEHEWAGMTRFLLEISNLETISNTPGFEGYIDLGRELSVLHSLLWEVVSQLDKGDNSFLQATVAKLGPLPRILGDITRSLSSPTPIQQQLRRFQDHSSAHDISGSVSSGLQRIFEDPADSEMRSIKSPVQEHMEALVRGKHPLLGQQSSAHSMSFSDKEERDSPLPNGRSISLMDLQDSYLAQGHPGPNSLNEASSRLGRVGSQASIGPVPPPHLHQPPVHPKVPQLRDNLPQSAPQVRRPIHPSLSQQRSLQPLSFQNPVYHLSNLHAQSTHSTQSTHSAQSLQPDSSSENLSTGSSRSASPSASGGRGATPRARIPSTSSVEEEFSRRSIQGQETPPPTARWHPPLADQHSGAQVVAVPRQSTTGTAHIVKVEQQSRGVGLVAANAGARTPRSLPHSTSIRSGSSANTEPIQQSGERSRQQSTCSKDGSVPGGRANKQVQSPVESVTMSPVERTAAWVLNNGQYEDEEEEGQSKDDAKHVEKYEQEISKLKERLRTSSRRLEEYERRLLAQEQQMQKLLLEYKTRLEDSEDRLRRQQEEKDSQMKSIICRLMAVEEELKRDHAEMQAVIDAKQKIIDAQEKRISSLDAANSRLMSALTQVKERYSMHNLRNGLSPTNPTKLSITENGEFKNSSC; encoded by the exons ATGGAGGAGGATGTCTACATCAAACCTTTACACAGCAGCATCCTAGGACAAGATTTCTGCTTTGAG GTGGCGTACTCAGGTGGAAGTAAGTGCTTCAGCTGTTCCTCTGCTGCTGAACGGGACAAATGGATGGAGAACCTCAAAAGAACTGTGCAACCTAATAAG GATAATTGCCGGCGGGCGGAAAACGTCCTCCGCCTGTGGATCATTGAGGCAAAAGACCTGCCACCAAAAAAGAAATATTTCTGTGAGCTGTGTCTGGATGACATGCTGTACGCTCGTACCACCAGCAAAACCCGCTCCGACTGCCTGTTCTGGGGGGAACACTTTGAGTTTTCAGGCCTCCCGTCCATGAAAAGCATCACCATACACATCTACCGGGATGTggacaagaaaaagaaaaaggacaAAAACAACTATGTTGGCCTGGTGAACATCCCTGTGCATGGGGTGATGGGTAGGCAGTTTGTGGAGAAGTGGTATCCAGTCAGCACTCCCACCACCAGCAAAGCCAAAGGTGGAGGCCCCTCCATCCGCATCAAATCCCGCTTTCAGACCATCTCAATTCTGCCCATGGAGCAGTACAAGGAGTTTGCGGAGTTTGTTACCAATAACTATACCATGTTGTGCTCTGTGTTGGAGCCGGTCATAAGCGTGAAGAACAAAGAGGAGATGGCCAGCGCTCTGGTGCACATTCTGCAGAGCACGGGACGGGCAAAG GACTTCCTAACGGATTTGGTGATGTCAGAAGTGGATCGCTGTGCTGACCATGATGTGCTGATCTTTAGAGAAAACACACTAGCCACCAAAGCCATTGAAGAATACCTCAAACTGGTGGGACAGAAGTACCTACATGATGCACTAG GGGAGTTTATTAAAGCCCTGTACGAGTCGGATGAAAATTGTGAAGTAGACCAATCAAAGTGCACCAGCAACGAGCTTCCAGAGCATCAGAGTAACCTGAAGATGTGCTGCGAACTGGCCTTCTGCAAGATCATCAACTCTTAttg TGTTTTTCCACGTGAACTGAAGGAGGTCTTTGCATCATGGAAGCAGCAGTGTCACGCTCGAGGGAAGCAGGACATCAGTCAGCGTCTTATCAGCGCATCGCTCTTCCTGCGCTTTCTGTGTCCTGCCATCATGTCCCCGTCACTCTTTGGTCTCATGCAGGAATATCCAGATGACCGTACTTCTCGAACACTCACCCTCATTGCCAAAGTCATTCAGAATCTTGCTAACTTTGCCAA ATTCGGGAACAAAGAGGAGTACATGGCTTTCATGAATGACTTTCTAGAGCACGAGTGGGCTGGTATGACCCGTTTTCTGCTTGAGATCTCGAATCTTGAGACAATCTCCAACACCCCGGGCTTTGAGGGCTACATTGACCTGGGCCGGGAGCTGTCAGTGCTTCACTCGCTGCTCTGGGAGGTGGTGTCTCAGCTGGACAAG GGTGACAATTCCTTCCTGCAGGCGACGGTGGCCAAACTGGGGCCCCTGCCACGTATCCTTGGCGATATCACCCGCTCGCTGTCCAGCCCTACTCCCATCCAGCAGCAGCTCAGGCGCTTCCAGGACCACAGCTCTGCTCATGACATCAGTGGAAGTGTGTCCTCAGGACTGCAGAGAATATTTGAAGACCCAGCAGACAG TGAAATGAGGAGCATCAAATCACCTGTCCAAGAGCACATGGAGGCTTTAGTCAGAGGAAAGCATCCTTTACTGGGTCAACAGTCGTCCGCACACAGCATGAGCttctccgacaaagaggaaaggGACAGTCCGCTCCCGAATGGACGCAGTATATCTTTAATGGACTTGCAGGACTCTTACCTTGCTCAGGGGCATCCAGGTCCCAACTCGCTCAATGAAGCCTCATCTAGGTTAGGCAGAGTAGGCTCTCAGGCCTCCATCGGCCCTGTCCCTCCTCCACACCTCCACCAGCCTCCAGTCCACCCGAAAGTTCCACAGCTGAGGGATAACTTACCCCAGAGTGCACCACAGGTGCGGCGCCCGATCCACCCATCCCTTAGCCAGCAGCGCAGCCTACAACCGCTGTCTTTCCAAAACCCTGTTTACCACCTCAGCAACCTGCACGCACAATCAACACACTCAACCCAGTCCACACACTCTGCCCAGTCCCTGCAGCCTGACTCTAGCTCAGAAAACCTGAGCACAGGGAGCTCTCGGAGCGCCAGTCCTAGTGCCTCAGGTGGCCGGGGAGCAACTCCCAGAGCCCGGATACCCTCCACAAGCAGCGTGGAGGAGGAATTTAGCCGAAGAAGCATCCAGGGACAGGAGACGCCGCCTCCAACGGCACGCTGGCACCCTCCCCTGGCAGACCAGCACTCGGGAGCCCAGGTGGTGGCAGTGCCAAGGCAGAGTACCACCGGTACGGCACATATAGTGAAAGTGGAGCAGCAGAGTCGAGGAGTTGGGTTGGTGGCAGCAAATGCTGGAGCACGAACCCCAAGGTCGCTCCCTCACAGCACGTCCATCCGCAGCGGCAGCAGCGCCAACACTGAACCCATACAGCAGAGCGGTGAACGATCAAGACAGCAGTCCACGTGCTCCAAAGATGGTTCAGTACCAGGAGGACGAGCCAACAAACAG GTCCAGTCACCTGTAGAGTCTGTCACCATGTCCCCAGTGGAGCGAACAGCTGCGTGGGTTTTGAATAATGGCCAGTATGAAGATGAGGAAGAGGAAGGGCAGAGTAAAGACGATGCCAAACATGTGGAGAAG TATGAACAGGAAATCTCGAAGCTAAAGGAGCGTCTGCGGACGTCTAGTCGGCGGCTGGAGGAGTATGAGAGACGGTTACTGGCTCAGGAGCAGCAGATGCAGAAGCTGCTCTTAGAATACAAGACTCGACTGGAGGACAGTGAGGACCGTCTGCGAAGACAACAGGAGGAAAAAGACAGCCAGATGAAGAGTATTATCTGCAG GCTGATGGCCGTGGAGGAAGAGCTGAAGAGAGACCATGCAGAGATGCAGGCAGTCATAGATGCCAAACAGAAGATAATCGATGCACAG GAGAAGAGGATCAGCTCTCTGGATGCTGCTAACTCTCGGCTGATGAGCGCTCTGACTCAGGTGAAGGAGCGCTACAGCATGCACAACCTCCGGAACGGCCTGTCACCCACCAACCCCACCAAACTCTCCATCACAGAGAACGGGGAGTTCAAGAATAGCAGCTGCTGA